One Primulina huaijiensis isolate GDHJ02 chromosome 8, ASM1229523v2, whole genome shotgun sequence genomic region harbors:
- the LOC140983489 gene encoding peroxidase 9-like, with amino-acid sequence MGCLKLMISSLIALVLISCSMPEGFPESGFGYYSGLTPEFYQYSCPQANEIIMSVLENAIAKDSRMAASLLRLHFHDCFVQGCDASVLLDDSSKIVSEKNSGPNKNSLRGFEVIDEIKAKLEQVCPHTVSCADIVALAARDSTVLSGGPHWEVPLGRRDSRVASLSKSNTNIPAPNSTIQTLITQFRRQGLGLEDLVALSGGHTIGVARCVTFRQRLYNQNGNNQPDVTLERNYYNDLKTVCPQNGGDNNISPLDLSTPVKFDNKYFKLLLWGKGLLNSDEVLVTGDVKQTADLVRRYAEDGSLFFFQFAKSMVRMGNISPLVGSNGEVRKNCREVN; translated from the exons ATGGGTTGTCTCAAGTTAATGATTTCCAGCCTGATAGCACTGGTTTTGATCTCTTGCTCGATGCCAGAAGGTTTTCCGGAATCAGGTTTCGGGTACTACTCGGGTCTTACACCCGAGTTCTACCAGTATTCATGCCCACAAGCTAATGAAATCATCATGTCTGTCTTGGAGAATGCTATTGCTAAAGACTCGAGAATGGCTGCTTCTTTGCTTAGACTTCATTTTCATGATTGCTTTGTTCAG GGGTGTGATGCATCGGTGTTGCTGGATGATAGCTCAAAAATAGTGAGTGAGAAGAATTCGGGACCAAACAAAAATTCCCTGAGGGGATTCGAAGTGATCGATGAAATCAAAGCCAAACTCGAACAAGTCTGCCCACACACTGTTTCATGTGCAGACATTGTTGCTCTTGCTGCCAGGGATTCTACTGTTCTC AGTGGTGGACCTCACTGGGAAGTACCGTTGGGTAGGAGGGACTCGAGAGTAGCAAGTCTTAGCAAGTCGAACACCAACATTCCGGCACCAAATTCCACAATCCAGACTCTTATCACACAATTCAGGCGCCAGGGACTTGGTTTAGAGGATCTTGTTGCTTTATCTG GAGGTCATACAATTGGAGTGGCTAGATGTGTGACATTCAGACAAAGATTGTACAATCAAAATGGTAACAACCAACCGGATGTAACCTTAGAGAGAAATTACTACAATGACCTAAAGACAGTATGTCCTCAAAATGGTGGCGACAATAACATTTCACCCCTTGATCTTTCAACCCCAGTCAAATTTGACAACAAATACTTCAAGCTTTTACTGTGGGGCAAAGGCCTTCTTAACTCAGACGAAGTTCTGGTCACCGGAGACGTGAAACAGACCGCGGATTTGGTGAGAAGATATGCAGAAGATGGATCCCTTTTCTTCTTCCAGTTTGCCAAGTCTATGGTTAGAATGGGGAACATTAGTCCTCTCGTGGGTAGCAACGGGGAAGTCAGAAAAAATTGTCGTGAAGTTAACTAA
- the LOC140983486 gene encoding uncharacterized protein, whose product MPKHSTTGMISVQKRWPLMILLCVALSTAIAFFIGSSFNSCNSSEYGNFSPRIDTVEPEIGGGVKKGENPLSFMNSKLVLLVSHELSLSGGPLLLMELAFLLRAVGTRIVWITNQKPTEPDEVIHSLEQRMADRGVKVLPAKGQEAVDTALKADLVILNTAVAGKWLDAVLKDNVPRVLPKVLWWIHEMRGHYFNLEYVKHLPFVAGAMIDSHTTADYWKNRTHERLEIKMPATYVVHLGNSKDLMDVAEDSVAKKVLREHIRESLGVRKDDLLFAIINSVSRGKGQDLFLKSFYEALQLIQEKKLHVPPVYAVIVGSDISSQTKFETELRNFVADKKIQHSVRFVNKTLNVAPYLASIDVLVQNSQARGECFGRITIEAMAFQLPVLGTAAGGTMEIVVNGTTGWLHQTGKDGLAPLAANIVQLATHVETRTTMGKKGLARVKEMFLEQHMSYRISLVLKEVLRKANS is encoded by the exons ATGCCGAAGCATTCGACGACGGGGATGATTTCGGTCCAGAAGAGATGGCCGTTGATGATATTGCTCTGCGTCGCCCTCTCTACCGCCATTGCCTTCTTCATCGGATCCTCGTTCAATTCTTGTAATTCTTCGGAGTACGGAAATTTTAGCCCTCGAATCGATACAGTCGAACCGGAGATCGGCGGCGGCGTGAAGAAAGGAGAAAACCCACTCAGTTTCATGAATTCGAAGCTTGTTCTTTTGGTTTCCCACGAACTCTCGCTCTCCG GTGGGCCTTTACTGCTGATGGAACTTGCGTTTTTGTTAAGAGCTGTTGGCACGAGAATTGTCTGGATCACCAATCAGAAGCCTACGGAACCCGATGAAGTGATCCACAGTTTGGAGCAAAGAATGGCAGACCGAGGAGTGAAG GTTTTGCCTGCAAAGGGGCAGGAAGCTGTTGACACAGCTCTCAAAGCTGATTTAGTCATTTTAAATACAGCCGTGGCTGGGAAATGGCTGGATGCTGTGCTCAAGGATAATGTGCCTCGTGTGCTCCCAAAGGTTTTGTGGTGGATTCATGAAATGCGAGGGCATTACTTTAACCTGGAGTATGTTAAGCACCTCCCTTTTGTTGCAGGTGCCATGATTGATTCACATACCACTGCTGACTATTGGAAGAACCGGACACATGAGAGATTGGA GATTAAGATGCCTGCGACCTATGTTGTGCACCTTGGGAATAGCAAAGACTTGATGGATGTAGCTGAAGACAGTGTGGCGAAAAAGGTCCTTCGAGAGCATATTAGAGAATCTCTTGGAGTCCGAAAAGATGATCTTCTGTTTGCCATTATCAACA GTGTTTCCCGTGGAAAAGGGCAGGATCTATTTCTTAAATCTTTCTATGAGGCTTTACAACTTATCCAAGAGAAGAAGTTGCATGTACCTCCAGTGTATGCAGTTATAGTGGGAAGTGACATTAGTTCTCAGACAAAATTTGAAACAGAACTGCGCAACTTCGTGGCTGACAAAAAGATTCAGCACAGTGTGCGATTCGTAAACAAAACCCTGAACGTTGCTCCTTATCTGGCTTCTATTGACGTGCTTGTCCAAAACTCTCAG GCACGCGGAGAATGTTTTGGGAGGATAACCATTGAAGCCATGGCTTTTCAGCTCCCTGTATTG GGCACCGCAGCTGGCGGCACGATGGAAATTGTTGTGAACGGCACCACTGGTTGGTTACACCAAACTGGAAAAGACGGCCTCGCCCCACTTGCAGCAAATATCGTGCAACTAGCCACGCATGTGGAGACAAGGACGACAATGGGGAAGAAGGGTCTCGCAAGGGTGAAAGAAATGTTTCTTGAACAGCACATGTCTTACAGAATATCCTTGGTTCTGAAGGAAGTTTTGCGGAAGGCAAATAGTTAG
- the LOC140983491 gene encoding bZIP transcription factor 44-like gives MASSSGNSSVSPPIQTSGSEGDLVQVVDQKKRKRMESNRESARRSRMRKQKHLDDLLAQVSQIKKENNEILNNINITTQHYLNVESENSILRAQMLELSQRLHSLNEILGHINSYTAGAAAVPAATWSCMFEAEEFQNLDLADNFLGNSWNSMALINQHPIMASAEIFDY, from the coding sequence atggcTTCTTCAAGTGGGAATTCCTCCGTTTCACCCCCGATCCAAACGTCGGGTTCAGAGGGAGATCTCGTGCAGGTTGTTGatcagaagaagaggaagagaatGGAATCGAACCGAGAATCAGCCAGGCGGTCTAGGATGAGAAAACAGAAGCATTTGGATGATCTGCTGGCTCAGGTGTCTCAGATTAAGAAAGAAAATAACGAGATTCTGAACAATATAAATATCACCACACAACACTACTTGAATGTTGAGTCCGAAAACTCGATCTTGAGGGCACAAATGTTGGAGCTCAGCCAAAGGCTTCATTCATTGAATGAAATTCTTGGTCACATAAATTCCTACACCGCCGGCGCAGCAGCCGTCCCTGCCGCCACATGGAGCTGCATGTTTGAGGCTGAAGAGTTTCAGAACCTGGACTTGGCTGACAATTTCTTGGGCAATTCTTGGAACTCAATGGCACTCATAAACCAACACCCCATAATGGCTTCCGCTGAGATCTTTGATTATTGA
- the LOC140983048 gene encoding mitogen-activated protein kinase homolog NTF3 — protein sequence MATPVEPPNGVRSRGKHYYSMWQTLFEIDTKYVPIKPIGRGAYGIVCSSVNRETNEKVAIKKIYNAFENRIDALRTLRELKLLRHLRHENVIALKDVMLPIHKGSFKDVYLVYELMDTDLHQIIKSSQTLSNDHCQYFLFQLLRGLKYLHSANILHRDLKPGNLLINANCDLKICDFGLARTNSSKGQFMTEYVVTRWYRPPELLLCCDNYGTSIDVWSVGCIFAELLGRKPVFPGTECLNQLKLIINILGSQREDNLEFIDNPKAKKYIKSLPYSMGTPFPRLYPHAHPLAIDLLQKMLVFDPSKRIGVTEALQHPYMSPLYDPICDPPAQVPINLDTDEDLGEEMIREMMWREILHYHPEAATASMEFSLQP from the exons ATGGCGACTCCGGTTGAACCTCCAAATGGGGTTAGATCTCGAGGAAAGCATTATTACTCAATGTGGCAAACACTTTTCGAGATTGACACAAAATACGTGCCAATCAAGCCTATTGGTCGAGGGGCATATGGTATTGTGTGTTCTTCTGTCAATAGGGAAACAAATGAGAAGGTTGCGATCAAAAAGATATACAACGCCTTTGAAAATCGTATTGATGCACTGAGAACCTTGCGTGAACTGAAGCTTCTGCGGCATCTTAGACATGAAAATGTGATAGCTCTCAAAGATGTCATGCTTCCTATACACAAGGGAAGTTTCAAGGATGTCTACTTGGTATATGAACTCATGGACACTGATTTACACCAGATTATTAAGTCCTCTCAGACTCTTTCAAACGACCATTGCCAGTATTTCCTCTTCCAG TTGCTAAGAGGTCTGAAGTATCTACACTCTGCAAACATTCTTCATCGGGATTTGAAGCCAGGGAACCTACTCATTAATGCAAACTGTGATCTCAAAATATGTGACTTTGGGCTTGCACGCACAAACAGCAGCAAAGGTCAATTTATGACAGAATACGTGGTCACTCGCTGGTACCGGCCCCCAGAGCTCCTTCTCTGTTGTGACAACTATGGCACATCGATTGATGTATGGTCCGTCGGTTGTATCTTTGCAGAACTTCTTGGAAGAAAACCTGTTTTTCCGGGGACAGAGTGTCTTAATCAGCTTAAATTAATCATCAACATCCTTGGTAGTCAAAGGGAAGACAATCTTGAATTCATAGACAACCCAAAGGCGAAAAAGTACATTAAATCTCTTCCATACTCCATGGGAACCCCATTTCCTCGCCTTTATCCTCATGCCCATCCTCTAGCAATTGATCTTTTGCAAAAGATGCTCGTGTTTGACCCTTCAAAAAGAATAGGTGTAACCGAAGCCCTTCAACACCCGTACATGTCTCCCTTGTATGATCCAATATGTGATCCTCCTGCTCAGGTCCCAATCAATCTCGACACGGATGAAGATTTAGGAGAAGAGATGATCAGGGAGATGATGTGGAGGGAGATTCTGCACTACCATCCTGAAGCTGCCACAGCCAGTATGGAATTCAGCTTGCAACCTTGA